The following are encoded in a window of Oncorhynchus mykiss isolate Arlee chromosome 11, USDA_OmykA_1.1, whole genome shotgun sequence genomic DNA:
- the LOC110535792 gene encoding alpha-1-antitrypsin isoform X13 yields MLPAFVSIQRDHFTTSQLASAMRTLVVGIGGMTNGGKSTMSSSLHLRIPNSCIIAQDAFFKDDSVIAVDSNGFKQYDVLDALHMDRMMSKIESWRKDPGSFLASQSLRTQCSVGEEVFVLIVEGFLIFNYGPLNELMDKRYFLEIPYDVCKERRGSRVYTPPDLPGYFDGYVWPRYLKNRQEMEDMVSDIVFLDGLKSKEDLLDYVYGDVTMEIQSLMVTKMRTALCLWIVMAVLCPGEVKGHKGHGGDHHQGQGLDQDHDHGRDNNHDHDHRRDHEHRRDHNHGHHHPEPGDNGTKPVIQGNGGFAFSLYKQLVVQPDNQGKNLFFSPLSVSLALAALSVGARGQTHQQLFAGLGFNSSLLTQEQVDQAFQTILTQLNQKNGVDLSIGSALFLHNTFKPHPEFLKDMKRFYLSEGFTVDFTNTAEAIDTINKYVGGKTRGKIDKLVKDLDPSTVMYLLSYIYFKGKWEIPFDSKDTKEDTFHVDDNTTVPVQMMSVKKRFSVYYDQEISTSILQLHYNESVSMMLALPEKGLASLEEAIGQNHITKWHRWMKAREYQVYVPKMSVTTTYSLKDVLSGMGMPDIFSNGADFSGISEDLKVAVSEVAHHASLDVDEAGATAAAATGVVLMPLSFRSTPVLKFNRPFMVIVMDQETKSILFMGKIINPANK; encoded by the exons ATGTTACCCGCATTTGTCAGCATTCAACGGGACCATTTCACAACCTCCCAACTAGCTTCAGCCATGAGGACCCTTGTCGTTGGAATTGGAGG GATGACCAATGGGGGGAAGTCGACCATGTCCAGTAGTCTGCACCTGAGGATCCCCAACAGCTGCATCATAGCACAGGATGCTTTCTTCAag gATGACTCTGTGATAGCTGTGGACAGCAATGGGTTCAAGCAGTATGATG TGCTTGATGCGCTCCACATGGACAGAATGATGAGCAAGATTGAATCATGGCGGAAGGACCCCGGTTCATTCCTAGCATCTCAAAGTCTGAGAACACAATGCTCTGTAGGAGAGGAGGTGTTTGTGCTCATCGTCGAGGGCTTCTTGATCTTCAACTACGG GCCCTTGAACGAATTAATGGACAAGAGATATTTCCTTGAAATTCCTTATGACGTCtgcaaagagaggagagg CTCGAGGGTGTATACACCACCTGACCTGCCAGGGTACTTTGACGGATATGTGTGGCCAAGGTACCTGAAAAACCGGCAAGAGATGGAAGACATGGTATCGGATATTG TCTTTTTGGATGGATTGAAGTCAAAGGAGGACTTGCTGGATTATGTGTATGGGGATGTAACCATGGAAATACAGAGTCTCATGG TTACCAAGATGAGGACAGCCTTGTGTTTGTGGATCGTCATGGCAGTGCTCTGCCCAGGAGAGGTCAAAGGTCATAAAGGTCACGGAGGTGACCACCACCAGGGTCAGGGGCTTGACCAGGATCATGATCACGGGCGCGATAACAACCACGACCACGACCACAGGCGAGACCATGAACACAGGCGAGACCACAACCACGGGCATCATCACCCTGAGCCTGGTGACAATGGTACCAAACCAGTGATACAAGGTAATGGGGGGTTTGCCTTCAGCCTGTACAAGCAGCTGGTGGTTCAGCCTGACAACCAGGGCAAAAATTTGTTCTTCTCCCCACTGAGTGTGTCCCTGGCCCTGGCTGCTCTGTCCGTGGGGGCCAGGGGTCAGACCcaccagcagctcttcgctggtCTGGGCTTCAACAGCAGCCTACTGACACAAGAACAGGTGGACCAGGCCTTCCAGACCATACTCACACAGCTCAACCAGAAGAACGGAGTGGACCTGTCCATAGGAAGTGCACTTTTCCTGCACAACACCTTCAAACCACACCCTGAGTTCCTCAAGGACATGAAGCGCTTTTACCTCTCCGAGGGTTTCACTGTCGACTTCACCAACACGGCCGAGGCCATCGACACGATCAATAAATACGTGGGGGGAAAGACTCGAGGCAAGATAGACAAGTTAGTCAAAGATCTGGACCCATCCACTGTCATGTATCTCCTCAGCTACATATACTTCAAAG GAAAATGGGAGATTCCATTTGACTCTAAAGACACAAAGGAGGACACATTCCATGTGGATGACAACACCACTGTTCCGGTCCAGATGATGAGCGTGAAGAAGAGGTTCTCCGTCTACTACGACCAGGAGATCTCCACCAGTATCCTGCAGCTCCACTACAACGAGTCAGTGTCAATGATGCTGGCGCTACCAGAGAAGGGACTCGCCAGTCTGGAGGAGGCCATAGGTCAGAACCACATCACCAAGTGGCACAGGTGGATGAAGGCCAG GGAATACCAGGTGTATGTTCCCAAGATGTCTGTCACCACAACATACTCCCTCAAGGACGTCCTGAGTGGAATGGGAATGCCGGACATATTCAGTAATGGAGCTGACTTCAGTGGAATATCAGAGGATCTGAAGGTGGCTGTTTCAGAG GTGGCGCACCATGCCTCCTTGGATGTGGATGAGGCTGGAGCGACTGCAGCAGCTGCTACAGGTGTGGTCCTCATGCCCCTCTCCTTCCGAAGCACCCCTGTGTTGAAGTTCAACCGTCCGTTCATGGTCATTGTGATGGACCAGGAGACCAAGAGTATTCTCTTCATGGGCAAGATCATCAACCCAGCCAACAAATAA
- the LOC110535792 gene encoding alpha-1-antitrypsin isoform X2 yields MHNSSRMHSQQPLFACPAEGPYHHAGYVVGVRWSQVLTKCTVGCQTDPLVINGCWDLPEEQRMTNGGKSTMSSSLHLRIPNSCIIAQDAFFKVLSLLLLSPQFNFFMVLSLMSPQFNFFKVLSLMSPQFNFFKDDSVIAVDSNGFKQYDVLDALHMDRMMSKIESWRKDPGSFLASQSLRTQCSVGEEVFVLIVEGFLIFNYGPLNELMDKRYFLEIPYDVCKERRGSRVYTPPDLPGYFDGYVWPRYLKNRQEMEDMVSDIVFLDGLKSKEDLLDYVYGDVTMEIQSLMVTKMRTALCLWIVMAVLCPGEVKGHKGHGGDHHQGQGLDQDHDHGRDNNHDHDHRRDHEHRRDHNHGHHHPEPGDNGTKPVIQGNGGFAFSLYKQLVVQPDNQGKNLFFSPLSVSLALAALSVGARGQTHQQLFAGLGFNSSLLTQEQVDQAFQTILTQLNQKNGVDLSIGSALFLHNTFKPHPEFLKDMKRFYLSEGFTVDFTNTAEAIDTINKYVGGKTRGKIDKLVKDLDPSTVMYLLSYIYFKGKWEIPFDSKDTKEDTFHVDDNTTVPVQMMSVKKRFSVYYDQEISTSILQLHYNESVSMMLALPEKGLASLEEAIGQNHITKWHRWMKAREYQVYVPKMSVTTTYSLKDVLSGMGMPDIFSNGADFSGISEDLKVAVSEVAHHASLDVDEAGATAAAATGVVLMPLSFRSTPVLKFNRPFMVIVMDQETKSILFMGKIINPANK; encoded by the exons ATGCATAATTCCAGCAGGATGCACAGCCAACAACCATTGTTTGCATGCCCTGCCGAAGGACCCTATCATCATGCGGGATATGTGGTTGGAGTTCGTTGGTCCCAAGTGTTG ACAAAGTGCACAGTTGGGTGCCAGACTGATCCCCTGGTTATTAACGGATGCTGGGACCTACCAGAGGAGCAAAG GATGACCAATGGGGGGAAGTCGACCATGTCCAGTAGTCTGCACCTGAGGATCCCCAACAGCTGCATCATAGCACAGGATGCTTTCTTCAaggtcctctccctcctcctcctgtctcctcaatTCAACTTCTTCATGGTCCTCTCCCTCATGTCTCCTCAATTCAACTTCTTCAAGGTCCTCTCCCTCATGTCTCCTCAATTCAACTTCTTCaag gATGACTCTGTGATAGCTGTGGACAGCAATGGGTTCAAGCAGTATGATG TGCTTGATGCGCTCCACATGGACAGAATGATGAGCAAGATTGAATCATGGCGGAAGGACCCCGGTTCATTCCTAGCATCTCAAAGTCTGAGAACACAATGCTCTGTAGGAGAGGAGGTGTTTGTGCTCATCGTCGAGGGCTTCTTGATCTTCAACTACGG GCCCTTGAACGAATTAATGGACAAGAGATATTTCCTTGAAATTCCTTATGACGTCtgcaaagagaggagagg CTCGAGGGTGTATACACCACCTGACCTGCCAGGGTACTTTGACGGATATGTGTGGCCAAGGTACCTGAAAAACCGGCAAGAGATGGAAGACATGGTATCGGATATTG TCTTTTTGGATGGATTGAAGTCAAAGGAGGACTTGCTGGATTATGTGTATGGGGATGTAACCATGGAAATACAGAGTCTCATGG TTACCAAGATGAGGACAGCCTTGTGTTTGTGGATCGTCATGGCAGTGCTCTGCCCAGGAGAGGTCAAAGGTCATAAAGGTCACGGAGGTGACCACCACCAGGGTCAGGGGCTTGACCAGGATCATGATCACGGGCGCGATAACAACCACGACCACGACCACAGGCGAGACCATGAACACAGGCGAGACCACAACCACGGGCATCATCACCCTGAGCCTGGTGACAATGGTACCAAACCAGTGATACAAGGTAATGGGGGGTTTGCCTTCAGCCTGTACAAGCAGCTGGTGGTTCAGCCTGACAACCAGGGCAAAAATTTGTTCTTCTCCCCACTGAGTGTGTCCCTGGCCCTGGCTGCTCTGTCCGTGGGGGCCAGGGGTCAGACCcaccagcagctcttcgctggtCTGGGCTTCAACAGCAGCCTACTGACACAAGAACAGGTGGACCAGGCCTTCCAGACCATACTCACACAGCTCAACCAGAAGAACGGAGTGGACCTGTCCATAGGAAGTGCACTTTTCCTGCACAACACCTTCAAACCACACCCTGAGTTCCTCAAGGACATGAAGCGCTTTTACCTCTCCGAGGGTTTCACTGTCGACTTCACCAACACGGCCGAGGCCATCGACACGATCAATAAATACGTGGGGGGAAAGACTCGAGGCAAGATAGACAAGTTAGTCAAAGATCTGGACCCATCCACTGTCATGTATCTCCTCAGCTACATATACTTCAAAG GAAAATGGGAGATTCCATTTGACTCTAAAGACACAAAGGAGGACACATTCCATGTGGATGACAACACCACTGTTCCGGTCCAGATGATGAGCGTGAAGAAGAGGTTCTCCGTCTACTACGACCAGGAGATCTCCACCAGTATCCTGCAGCTCCACTACAACGAGTCAGTGTCAATGATGCTGGCGCTACCAGAGAAGGGACTCGCCAGTCTGGAGGAGGCCATAGGTCAGAACCACATCACCAAGTGGCACAGGTGGATGAAGGCCAG GGAATACCAGGTGTATGTTCCCAAGATGTCTGTCACCACAACATACTCCCTCAAGGACGTCCTGAGTGGAATGGGAATGCCGGACATATTCAGTAATGGAGCTGACTTCAGTGGAATATCAGAGGATCTGAAGGTGGCTGTTTCAGAG GTGGCGCACCATGCCTCCTTGGATGTGGATGAGGCTGGAGCGACTGCAGCAGCTGCTACAGGTGTGGTCCTCATGCCCCTCTCCTTCCGAAGCACCCCTGTGTTGAAGTTCAACCGTCCGTTCATGGTCATTGTGATGGACCAGGAGACCAAGAGTATTCTCTTCATGGGCAAGATCATCAACCCAGCCAACAAATAA
- the LOC110535792 gene encoding alpha-1-antitrypsin isoform X7, with the protein MHNSSRMHSQQPLFACPAEGPYHHAGYVVGVRWSQVLTKCTVGCQTDPLVINGCWDLPEEQRMTNGGKSTMSSSLHLRIPNSCIIAQDAFFKDDSVIAVDSNGFKQYDVLDALHMDRMMSKIESWRKDPGSFLASQSLRTQCSVGEEVFVLIVEGFLIFNYGPLNELMDKRYFLEIPYDVCKERRGSRVYTPPDLPGYFDGYVWPRYLKNRQEMEDMVSDIVFLDGLKSKEDLLDYVYGDVTMEIQSLMVTKMRTALCLWIVMAVLCPGEVKGHKGHGGDHHQGQGLDQDHDHGRDNNHDHDHRRDHEHRRDHNHGHHHPEPGDNGTKPVIQGNGGFAFSLYKQLVVQPDNQGKNLFFSPLSVSLALAALSVGARGQTHQQLFAGLGFNSSLLTQEQVDQAFQTILTQLNQKNGVDLSIGSALFLHNTFKPHPEFLKDMKRFYLSEGFTVDFTNTAEAIDTINKYVGGKTRGKIDKLVKDLDPSTVMYLLSYIYFKGKWEIPFDSKDTKEDTFHVDDNTTVPVQMMSVKKRFSVYYDQEISTSILQLHYNESVSMMLALPEKGLASLEEAIGQNHITKWHRWMKAREYQVYVPKMSVTTTYSLKDVLSGMGMPDIFSNGADFSGISEDLKVAVSEVAHHASLDVDEAGATAAAATGVVLMPLSFRSTPVLKFNRPFMVIVMDQETKSILFMGKIINPANK; encoded by the exons ATGCATAATTCCAGCAGGATGCACAGCCAACAACCATTGTTTGCATGCCCTGCCGAAGGACCCTATCATCATGCGGGATATGTGGTTGGAGTTCGTTGGTCCCAAGTGTTG ACAAAGTGCACAGTTGGGTGCCAGACTGATCCCCTGGTTATTAACGGATGCTGGGACCTACCAGAGGAGCAAAG GATGACCAATGGGGGGAAGTCGACCATGTCCAGTAGTCTGCACCTGAGGATCCCCAACAGCTGCATCATAGCACAGGATGCTTTCTTCAag gATGACTCTGTGATAGCTGTGGACAGCAATGGGTTCAAGCAGTATGATG TGCTTGATGCGCTCCACATGGACAGAATGATGAGCAAGATTGAATCATGGCGGAAGGACCCCGGTTCATTCCTAGCATCTCAAAGTCTGAGAACACAATGCTCTGTAGGAGAGGAGGTGTTTGTGCTCATCGTCGAGGGCTTCTTGATCTTCAACTACGG GCCCTTGAACGAATTAATGGACAAGAGATATTTCCTTGAAATTCCTTATGACGTCtgcaaagagaggagagg CTCGAGGGTGTATACACCACCTGACCTGCCAGGGTACTTTGACGGATATGTGTGGCCAAGGTACCTGAAAAACCGGCAAGAGATGGAAGACATGGTATCGGATATTG TCTTTTTGGATGGATTGAAGTCAAAGGAGGACTTGCTGGATTATGTGTATGGGGATGTAACCATGGAAATACAGAGTCTCATGG TTACCAAGATGAGGACAGCCTTGTGTTTGTGGATCGTCATGGCAGTGCTCTGCCCAGGAGAGGTCAAAGGTCATAAAGGTCACGGAGGTGACCACCACCAGGGTCAGGGGCTTGACCAGGATCATGATCACGGGCGCGATAACAACCACGACCACGACCACAGGCGAGACCATGAACACAGGCGAGACCACAACCACGGGCATCATCACCCTGAGCCTGGTGACAATGGTACCAAACCAGTGATACAAGGTAATGGGGGGTTTGCCTTCAGCCTGTACAAGCAGCTGGTGGTTCAGCCTGACAACCAGGGCAAAAATTTGTTCTTCTCCCCACTGAGTGTGTCCCTGGCCCTGGCTGCTCTGTCCGTGGGGGCCAGGGGTCAGACCcaccagcagctcttcgctggtCTGGGCTTCAACAGCAGCCTACTGACACAAGAACAGGTGGACCAGGCCTTCCAGACCATACTCACACAGCTCAACCAGAAGAACGGAGTGGACCTGTCCATAGGAAGTGCACTTTTCCTGCACAACACCTTCAAACCACACCCTGAGTTCCTCAAGGACATGAAGCGCTTTTACCTCTCCGAGGGTTTCACTGTCGACTTCACCAACACGGCCGAGGCCATCGACACGATCAATAAATACGTGGGGGGAAAGACTCGAGGCAAGATAGACAAGTTAGTCAAAGATCTGGACCCATCCACTGTCATGTATCTCCTCAGCTACATATACTTCAAAG GAAAATGGGAGATTCCATTTGACTCTAAAGACACAAAGGAGGACACATTCCATGTGGATGACAACACCACTGTTCCGGTCCAGATGATGAGCGTGAAGAAGAGGTTCTCCGTCTACTACGACCAGGAGATCTCCACCAGTATCCTGCAGCTCCACTACAACGAGTCAGTGTCAATGATGCTGGCGCTACCAGAGAAGGGACTCGCCAGTCTGGAGGAGGCCATAGGTCAGAACCACATCACCAAGTGGCACAGGTGGATGAAGGCCAG GGAATACCAGGTGTATGTTCCCAAGATGTCTGTCACCACAACATACTCCCTCAAGGACGTCCTGAGTGGAATGGGAATGCCGGACATATTCAGTAATGGAGCTGACTTCAGTGGAATATCAGAGGATCTGAAGGTGGCTGTTTCAGAG GTGGCGCACCATGCCTCCTTGGATGTGGATGAGGCTGGAGCGACTGCAGCAGCTGCTACAGGTGTGGTCCTCATGCCCCTCTCCTTCCGAAGCACCCCTGTGTTGAAGTTCAACCGTCCGTTCATGGTCATTGTGATGGACCAGGAGACCAAGAGTATTCTCTTCATGGGCAAGATCATCAACCCAGCCAACAAATAA
- the LOC110535792 gene encoding alpha-1-antitrypsin isoform X1 — MHNSSRMHSQQPLFACPAEGPYHHAGYVVGVRWSQVLTKCTVGCQTDPLVINGCWDLPEEQRMTNGGKSTMSSSLHLRIPNSCIIAQDAFFKVLSLLLLSPQFNFFMVLSLMSPQFNFFKDDSVIAVDSNGFKQYDGRGRVSFYFISKKIHIRRSKKFNLIELLDALHMDRMMSKIESWRKDPGSFLASQSLRTQCSVGEEVFVLIVEGFLIFNYGPLNELMDKRYFLEIPYDVCKERRGSRVYTPPDLPGYFDGYVWPRYLKNRQEMEDMVSDIVFLDGLKSKEDLLDYVYGDVTMEIQSLMVTKMRTALCLWIVMAVLCPGEVKGHKGHGGDHHQGQGLDQDHDHGRDNNHDHDHRRDHEHRRDHNHGHHHPEPGDNGTKPVIQGNGGFAFSLYKQLVVQPDNQGKNLFFSPLSVSLALAALSVGARGQTHQQLFAGLGFNSSLLTQEQVDQAFQTILTQLNQKNGVDLSIGSALFLHNTFKPHPEFLKDMKRFYLSEGFTVDFTNTAEAIDTINKYVGGKTRGKIDKLVKDLDPSTVMYLLSYIYFKGKWEIPFDSKDTKEDTFHVDDNTTVPVQMMSVKKRFSVYYDQEISTSILQLHYNESVSMMLALPEKGLASLEEAIGQNHITKWHRWMKAREYQVYVPKMSVTTTYSLKDVLSGMGMPDIFSNGADFSGISEDLKVAVSEVAHHASLDVDEAGATAAAATGVVLMPLSFRSTPVLKFNRPFMVIVMDQETKSILFMGKIINPANK; from the exons ATGCATAATTCCAGCAGGATGCACAGCCAACAACCATTGTTTGCATGCCCTGCCGAAGGACCCTATCATCATGCGGGATATGTGGTTGGAGTTCGTTGGTCCCAAGTGTTG ACAAAGTGCACAGTTGGGTGCCAGACTGATCCCCTGGTTATTAACGGATGCTGGGACCTACCAGAGGAGCAAAG GATGACCAATGGGGGGAAGTCGACCATGTCCAGTAGTCTGCACCTGAGGATCCCCAACAGCTGCATCATAGCACAGGATGCTTTCTTCAaggtcctctccctcctcctcctgtctcctcaatTCAACTTCTTCATGGTCCTCTCCCTCATGTCTCCTCAATTCAACTTCTTCAAG gATGACTCTGTGATAGCTGTGGACAGCAATGGGTTCAAGCAGTATGATGGTAGGGGAAGAGTTTCTTTCTATTTTATCAGCAAGAAGATACATATCAGAAGATCAAAAAAGTTTAACCTCATTGAGT TGCTTGATGCGCTCCACATGGACAGAATGATGAGCAAGATTGAATCATGGCGGAAGGACCCCGGTTCATTCCTAGCATCTCAAAGTCTGAGAACACAATGCTCTGTAGGAGAGGAGGTGTTTGTGCTCATCGTCGAGGGCTTCTTGATCTTCAACTACGG GCCCTTGAACGAATTAATGGACAAGAGATATTTCCTTGAAATTCCTTATGACGTCtgcaaagagaggagagg CTCGAGGGTGTATACACCACCTGACCTGCCAGGGTACTTTGACGGATATGTGTGGCCAAGGTACCTGAAAAACCGGCAAGAGATGGAAGACATGGTATCGGATATTG TCTTTTTGGATGGATTGAAGTCAAAGGAGGACTTGCTGGATTATGTGTATGGGGATGTAACCATGGAAATACAGAGTCTCATGG TTACCAAGATGAGGACAGCCTTGTGTTTGTGGATCGTCATGGCAGTGCTCTGCCCAGGAGAGGTCAAAGGTCATAAAGGTCACGGAGGTGACCACCACCAGGGTCAGGGGCTTGACCAGGATCATGATCACGGGCGCGATAACAACCACGACCACGACCACAGGCGAGACCATGAACACAGGCGAGACCACAACCACGGGCATCATCACCCTGAGCCTGGTGACAATGGTACCAAACCAGTGATACAAGGTAATGGGGGGTTTGCCTTCAGCCTGTACAAGCAGCTGGTGGTTCAGCCTGACAACCAGGGCAAAAATTTGTTCTTCTCCCCACTGAGTGTGTCCCTGGCCCTGGCTGCTCTGTCCGTGGGGGCCAGGGGTCAGACCcaccagcagctcttcgctggtCTGGGCTTCAACAGCAGCCTACTGACACAAGAACAGGTGGACCAGGCCTTCCAGACCATACTCACACAGCTCAACCAGAAGAACGGAGTGGACCTGTCCATAGGAAGTGCACTTTTCCTGCACAACACCTTCAAACCACACCCTGAGTTCCTCAAGGACATGAAGCGCTTTTACCTCTCCGAGGGTTTCACTGTCGACTTCACCAACACGGCCGAGGCCATCGACACGATCAATAAATACGTGGGGGGAAAGACTCGAGGCAAGATAGACAAGTTAGTCAAAGATCTGGACCCATCCACTGTCATGTATCTCCTCAGCTACATATACTTCAAAG GAAAATGGGAGATTCCATTTGACTCTAAAGACACAAAGGAGGACACATTCCATGTGGATGACAACACCACTGTTCCGGTCCAGATGATGAGCGTGAAGAAGAGGTTCTCCGTCTACTACGACCAGGAGATCTCCACCAGTATCCTGCAGCTCCACTACAACGAGTCAGTGTCAATGATGCTGGCGCTACCAGAGAAGGGACTCGCCAGTCTGGAGGAGGCCATAGGTCAGAACCACATCACCAAGTGGCACAGGTGGATGAAGGCCAG GGAATACCAGGTGTATGTTCCCAAGATGTCTGTCACCACAACATACTCCCTCAAGGACGTCCTGAGTGGAATGGGAATGCCGGACATATTCAGTAATGGAGCTGACTTCAGTGGAATATCAGAGGATCTGAAGGTGGCTGTTTCAGAG GTGGCGCACCATGCCTCCTTGGATGTGGATGAGGCTGGAGCGACTGCAGCAGCTGCTACAGGTGTGGTCCTCATGCCCCTCTCCTTCCGAAGCACCCCTGTGTTGAAGTTCAACCGTCCGTTCATGGTCATTGTGATGGACCAGGAGACCAAGAGTATTCTCTTCATGGGCAAGATCATCAACCCAGCCAACAAATAA
- the LOC110535792 gene encoding alpha-1-antitrypsin isoform X6, with protein sequence MHNSSRMHSQQPLFACPAEGPYHHAGYVVGVRWSQVLTKCTVGCQTDPLVINGCWDLPEEQRMTNGGKSTMSSSLHLRIPNSCIIAQDAFFKDDSVIAVDSNGFKQYDGRGRVSFYFISKKIHIRRSKKFNLIELLDALHMDRMMSKIESWRKDPGSFLASQSLRTQCSVGEEVFVLIVEGFLIFNYGPLNELMDKRYFLEIPYDVCKERRGSRVYTPPDLPGYFDGYVWPRYLKNRQEMEDMVSDIVFLDGLKSKEDLLDYVYGDVTMEIQSLMVTKMRTALCLWIVMAVLCPGEVKGHKGHGGDHHQGQGLDQDHDHGRDNNHDHDHRRDHEHRRDHNHGHHHPEPGDNGTKPVIQGNGGFAFSLYKQLVVQPDNQGKNLFFSPLSVSLALAALSVGARGQTHQQLFAGLGFNSSLLTQEQVDQAFQTILTQLNQKNGVDLSIGSALFLHNTFKPHPEFLKDMKRFYLSEGFTVDFTNTAEAIDTINKYVGGKTRGKIDKLVKDLDPSTVMYLLSYIYFKGKWEIPFDSKDTKEDTFHVDDNTTVPVQMMSVKKRFSVYYDQEISTSILQLHYNESVSMMLALPEKGLASLEEAIGQNHITKWHRWMKAREYQVYVPKMSVTTTYSLKDVLSGMGMPDIFSNGADFSGISEDLKVAVSEVAHHASLDVDEAGATAAAATGVVLMPLSFRSTPVLKFNRPFMVIVMDQETKSILFMGKIINPANK encoded by the exons ATGCATAATTCCAGCAGGATGCACAGCCAACAACCATTGTTTGCATGCCCTGCCGAAGGACCCTATCATCATGCGGGATATGTGGTTGGAGTTCGTTGGTCCCAAGTGTTG ACAAAGTGCACAGTTGGGTGCCAGACTGATCCCCTGGTTATTAACGGATGCTGGGACCTACCAGAGGAGCAAAG GATGACCAATGGGGGGAAGTCGACCATGTCCAGTAGTCTGCACCTGAGGATCCCCAACAGCTGCATCATAGCACAGGATGCTTTCTTCAag gATGACTCTGTGATAGCTGTGGACAGCAATGGGTTCAAGCAGTATGATGGTAGGGGAAGAGTTTCTTTCTATTTTATCAGCAAGAAGATACATATCAGAAGATCAAAAAAGTTTAACCTCATTGAGT TGCTTGATGCGCTCCACATGGACAGAATGATGAGCAAGATTGAATCATGGCGGAAGGACCCCGGTTCATTCCTAGCATCTCAAAGTCTGAGAACACAATGCTCTGTAGGAGAGGAGGTGTTTGTGCTCATCGTCGAGGGCTTCTTGATCTTCAACTACGG GCCCTTGAACGAATTAATGGACAAGAGATATTTCCTTGAAATTCCTTATGACGTCtgcaaagagaggagagg CTCGAGGGTGTATACACCACCTGACCTGCCAGGGTACTTTGACGGATATGTGTGGCCAAGGTACCTGAAAAACCGGCAAGAGATGGAAGACATGGTATCGGATATTG TCTTTTTGGATGGATTGAAGTCAAAGGAGGACTTGCTGGATTATGTGTATGGGGATGTAACCATGGAAATACAGAGTCTCATGG TTACCAAGATGAGGACAGCCTTGTGTTTGTGGATCGTCATGGCAGTGCTCTGCCCAGGAGAGGTCAAAGGTCATAAAGGTCACGGAGGTGACCACCACCAGGGTCAGGGGCTTGACCAGGATCATGATCACGGGCGCGATAACAACCACGACCACGACCACAGGCGAGACCATGAACACAGGCGAGACCACAACCACGGGCATCATCACCCTGAGCCTGGTGACAATGGTACCAAACCAGTGATACAAGGTAATGGGGGGTTTGCCTTCAGCCTGTACAAGCAGCTGGTGGTTCAGCCTGACAACCAGGGCAAAAATTTGTTCTTCTCCCCACTGAGTGTGTCCCTGGCCCTGGCTGCTCTGTCCGTGGGGGCCAGGGGTCAGACCcaccagcagctcttcgctggtCTGGGCTTCAACAGCAGCCTACTGACACAAGAACAGGTGGACCAGGCCTTCCAGACCATACTCACACAGCTCAACCAGAAGAACGGAGTGGACCTGTCCATAGGAAGTGCACTTTTCCTGCACAACACCTTCAAACCACACCCTGAGTTCCTCAAGGACATGAAGCGCTTTTACCTCTCCGAGGGTTTCACTGTCGACTTCACCAACACGGCCGAGGCCATCGACACGATCAATAAATACGTGGGGGGAAAGACTCGAGGCAAGATAGACAAGTTAGTCAAAGATCTGGACCCATCCACTGTCATGTATCTCCTCAGCTACATATACTTCAAAG GAAAATGGGAGATTCCATTTGACTCTAAAGACACAAAGGAGGACACATTCCATGTGGATGACAACACCACTGTTCCGGTCCAGATGATGAGCGTGAAGAAGAGGTTCTCCGTCTACTACGACCAGGAGATCTCCACCAGTATCCTGCAGCTCCACTACAACGAGTCAGTGTCAATGATGCTGGCGCTACCAGAGAAGGGACTCGCCAGTCTGGAGGAGGCCATAGGTCAGAACCACATCACCAAGTGGCACAGGTGGATGAAGGCCAG GGAATACCAGGTGTATGTTCCCAAGATGTCTGTCACCACAACATACTCCCTCAAGGACGTCCTGAGTGGAATGGGAATGCCGGACATATTCAGTAATGGAGCTGACTTCAGTGGAATATCAGAGGATCTGAAGGTGGCTGTTTCAGAG GTGGCGCACCATGCCTCCTTGGATGTGGATGAGGCTGGAGCGACTGCAGCAGCTGCTACAGGTGTGGTCCTCATGCCCCTCTCCTTCCGAAGCACCCCTGTGTTGAAGTTCAACCGTCCGTTCATGGTCATTGTGATGGACCAGGAGACCAAGAGTATTCTCTTCATGGGCAAGATCATCAACCCAGCCAACAAATAA